The Drosophila simulans strain w501 chromosome 3R, Prin_Dsim_3.1, whole genome shotgun sequence genome contains the following window.
TTTATTCTCGATCTAGCCAAGACGAATCGATCGTTAACTTTTGGCCACGCCTATTAACCGCTCAACACTGATACGCCCACACGtcttaaaaatcaattttatttttaatattattattaaaacgTCATTTTCAAAAGGAcagctttgtttttcttactTCCAGTCCTAATTTTTTATTACTCTACCAATAACATATCTTCAAATATTTTGGGGCTAAAAGATGATTTCCCTGTAATTTTTTCAGATTCTCCGTTTATTGGAGTCTTGAAATCGTTTTAAGAAACCAAGCTCCATAATCTTTTTAAGGATAAACATCGAAGAGGACTTTCAAGCtattaattatgaaataaatttgacTAACATTCTTAATATGTTAtgatttttgtatttagttttttacattttttaatctATTCGACTACAACTATTTAATACAAAGTACTACATAACAAGAATactgttttaaattattaagcaacaaaaatcattaaaatgctCCTTTTAAccttttagttttaagaaactaaaaagtttaattgattttctcaACTATCAAGtatccgttactcagctaCAGGGCGTGTTAGataagaattttaaaattttgtcaACATACTTAACGTAAGTTCCCGACTATCACATATCCGTTACTTAGCTGGTGTGAATgcaaacgcgaaatttcatgcttcttctgggatatcgatagatattggggaataaaataagaaaaaatatctaacaattcaaatataaaaacaattcaaaaatgtgggtatggcagtttttggcttttttagGAGGTTAGATTGgatgtggcaaaaagttttttttacaaatcgatagaatttacaagactaattaaaaatgaaataatatcaaaacattttgcaaaaaatcgGTTGATATAAATCACCATAAGTAGGCTGTGTTTCCTTaagggtgtcaaaaaaaaaaaaaaattaaacatttttgaatcCAAATTCCCAGTAACATATGAGCTAAAAAGGCGAAAGCAAAAAGGCACCGACAAAAGTTATTTACTATTTCAAAGGGTAGTTTCCAAGTCTATACCCGAATCTTCATATGCTGAACCACCACTAAAGCCCAGCTGTTGAATACCGCGCACGCACCAAAGCTCTCTCCCACTCTCTCGCCCTTCCAGCCCTCGCATTCCAGCTTTCCCCGCCCCAACAATCGGAACGCCCCAACAACCGGCTGAAGAGGGGGAAAGCTTTCTAGAGCTCCAACCTGTGTCGGTGTCTTCCGCTCAGTCGTCGGTTGACTTCCAAATTGGTAGCAACGTGTGGGTGAAAGTGCTCCCGCTGGAATATCCCTTCAAAACCAAACGGTGCGTCGGTGTCTGCTGCTACCTGttcttttgtgtgtgcgctgtGTGCGCAGTCTTCGATAAGACGCACAGATTTGTTAGCCCCTTATCATAATCATTGACGAATTATATAACTTTCGGAACTCTTGAATACATAATGGAACGGGCACGGCTATCGACCACTGccaattcattttaaaaatcctCTCTATATACCTAGTATCGGGCGTGTGTGTACATACATTTAAACAGAGTGTTTTCTTGTGCCTACATATATGCGCAAGAAGCGTTGTCGGGAGAAACTTGTTTACCAGCGATAAGGGGACTCAGTTAGGTTACGAGCATCGGGCTGATAAGAGGTGCTTTCATGGGCGGGACGGAAAACATAGTTTGCGAAACTCAGAATTCCGCTTTGAGAACGATTATTTTTCGCAGATACATATTTTACTGGTTACGTACGCTCCTTGCAGGCAATCATGAGCCCTCTCCCACGAGTCAACATCGACGAGCCGAAATATGATCAGAACTCCTACTTGGGCAGAGCCAAGCACTTCTTCCTGCTGACCAACCCGCTGAATGTGCTGGCCTCCGCCTCGAAGTTGGAGGAGGCCCGCCAGATCGTGATAAAGTACCGGGCTGGTAAGAAAGTAGAGTAAGTCACCAAATTAGCTCACTAATCTTATTCGGACTTCAAGGCAAGGATGTTCCCGAGTGCAAGACCATCGACGACGTGTGGCGCGCCAAGTACCTGTACGATTCGGCGTTCCATCCGGAGACCGGGGAGAAGCAGATAGTCATCGGGCGCATGGCGGCGCAGATGCCCATGAACACAATCATCACCGGCGGTGCGTATTAGCGACGTTTTCGGTGCGCAATTGGCGTCAAATAAACTATATGCTTCCGCGCTGCTGATTAAATCGACTACAATAATAGCTAAATCACATTCCAGGCATGATGGCCTTCTACAAAAGCACTCCCGCCGTCGTCTTCTGGCAGTGGTTCAATCAAACATTCAACGCCATTGTCAACTACACGAACCGATCGGGAACCTCGCCCATCAGCCAGCAGTAGGTACCTGCTTCCAGCAGCAGTCCCCGACACTAACTTCACCGATCTCGTCCCCTGTGCAGGCAACTAGTTACCTCGTACTGCTTGGCCACTAGCGGAGCCCTGGCCACGGCCCTTTCCCTGAACCACGCAGTGAAGAACATGAATCCGCTCTTGGGTCGCCTTGTCCCCCTAGTGGCAGTTGGAGCTGCCAACTGCATCAACATCCCCTGCATGCGAATGCAGTAAGTTGAATTTGTATTAAAGTAGTTATTTCCTCTATACATTTCATTTGTATAATTATGAAATAGGCCTGATTCGATTAGAGCAGCTCTACTACAATTTTAGAGAGATAATTTTACCAGCACcttattaatttattcatatttcattaaagctGTTTATATACGCTAATTCAGCCGTTCTTAAAGCAGAGaactaaatatgtatataataatccTCTTTTACAGAGAGCTGCGCAACGGAGTGACGCTTTTCGATGAACACAGCAACGAAATGGGCATCTCAAAGAAGGCGGCCGTTGTTGGGATCTCAACCGTAATCCTAAGTCGAATCGCCATGGCTATACCGGGAATGAGTACGTCTCCTAGGCATCCTTGCGCACAAAAGTGTAAAAACTTACGATACTTACGCTATTCTCCGTTTCAGCTCTCACACCGGTGCTGATGAATGTCCTCGAGAAGAGGGGATTCCTGGCTAAATACCCGCGATCCAACGCTCCCATCCAAACGCTCTTCTGCGGCTTCGTGCTGATTTTCGCCACGCCCCTAGGCTGCGCCTTCTTTAAGCAGAGAGCGGACATCAAAGTGGATAGCTTGGAGTCAGAGGTCCGGGACAGCATTAGGAAGAAACGTCCGGAACTGGAAACTGTCTGGTTCAACAAAGGCCTGTGAGGCCCTATGCCATTTACGAGCTTAACGGAGACAATACTGCTCGATTGAGCCTctatttatttccctttttgcatttattggcATTTTGCCTGTTGACTTCCGTTCGAAATACTCCTGATATTAGCCTGACCGCATATGCTTACCGTTCACAGCGAGCGACACGTCAATGAACCCAATTTACAGTGTATATTATAGTGATTGtgtaaaagtgaaaatgaatGAAACCAAAATAAATCTGTTAACTGTTAACTGAACTCAGTTCCAAATTGCCCGCGCACACCATCCATGCGAATGGCGATTACAGCGGGATATCGACTATGCCTATCGATGCCTCTATCGCACCATCGATGGCAGCGTAGCTCACAGTCGTGGCTTGCGCATACCTAATTGCTGGTCGACTCAGCTTTgggctgttttgtttttatttaattaatctATAATTTAAAAAGCTGTAAATTGCCTGATTCTGATACTTCTTTTGTCCGAATCCGCACAACTAGTGAATTTTTTGTCAGCAGGAGCATCTCGCAGTGGTTGCGTTTCGAGTCGTTCATGTGCTGTGTCCTGAAGTCGTAATTAAGGTGTGGTTAAGTGTTTGCCTATGCGATCAATTAGTTTTGCTGAAACGGCTCACTTGGATTGAGCCCCCTTCCTTAGTGAATTAAAACTGCCCTTAATCGATAGGAAACACCACTAAAGTGTGTTTGAATAATCCAAAAAGTCAGTTGATCGAAGATCAATCGCGGCTTACGACCACGCCTaagcacatacacacacacaaacgtatgtacatttgtatataCGCGTGCTGACACATCGTATCACACATTTGAATGACCTGCGATCGACAGATctgtttatattaaatttgtttatgccaTTAGAGGggcaaaataaacaagaacaTTCTTTCGTTCTGCTTTCAGAAACTATCGAATTCCACAGCAAAATGTGCCTTTAGTCTGCTGCGCGACATCTGAACCAGTGCCCACTCTATTGTAACTAAGGACCAACTATGCTAGCAAAAATCGGCCTTCTGGCGGGTATTTTTGTGCTCAACTTAGTTGGCCAGACCACGCCCCAGTTGCCCGAAAACCtgccggatccggatccgcaGTCGGGGCAGCAGCCTCAGAGCTATCAGCCTAGCTACAACAAGGATTACTCTCCGCGATATAATCCCCTGTATACTGGACAGCAAAGCGCTGACCCCAACCAGTTCGACAATACGCTGCTCGACGGACAGAACCCCAATACCTACAACGGGTACTATGACGGCAGGGCAGGAGGTGGGGGCCTTGGCGGCAATGTGGTCGGGCCTGGAAACAACCTCGGCGGACTCGGCCCACAGTACGACCCCTTTAATCGGAACAGCATAGGTTCAGCAGGTGTCAGCTACCGGGACGCCTATACCGATGAAGATAACTTTTGCCCGGAGCACTGGGTCTCGTTCAGACAGACGTGCTATCGCTTCATCCGCTCGCCCAAGCGCAACTGGGCAGAGGCTAAAAAGATCTGCAAGGCGTACAATGCCGACCTGATAAACGTGGATAATGTAGAGAAGCACTCGTTTATACTCAAGAATCTCATCCTGCAGAATCAACGACAGAACCGATTCTTCATCTCCGCCCGGCAAACGGGCCCGTTGAATTGGGTCAACGATGACAACACCCAGTTAGTCCAGATTGAAGACTCCTTTTCCATGGACGAGCAGGTGCCCTTGGAAAACGAAGATCTGCACGACAATAGATTCCTTGTGCAAAACGATCTTAACAACCAAAATATCAATAATCCAAATCAGTTTTACAACTCGCTTCCGGGGACTGTTAATCAGCGCAATCAAAATAACCTTCGCGGCTTTATAGGCAAGTTTCACTATTTGAAAATGTCGATTTGCTAAACATCGTTTCTTTACAGGTCCCAACCAGCCGTATGGAGACAACCGATATGTGCGCGATCGCGTTGTGTACGCCTTCTCAAAGAAAAGGGATCGGTGGATGTTTATGCCAGCATATGAAATTGAACTAAATCTCTTTATATGCGAGTCAAAAGTACTATACAGCTCAGACAATGTCAACATAAAGTTAGACGACAAGCGCCCCTACCACTATGGACTCGATATAAACGACATGGAACGGATTCCACGGGGTCCTTATTTCGTAAAGCAGCCAAACGACACGACTTTCGATGTGAACAAGAATCGCCTGATTAATGATGTAACTCTTAGCTGTTTGGCCAACGGGTATCCAACCCCTTCATACACATGGTACCGAGAGGTATACGTAGACGACAGACTCGAGTACCAAAAGATTGATCCCCTGGCGCAGGATCGGTACACCATATCAGGAGGCAACCTGATTATCTACGAGCCAAAGCAAGCGCTGGACCAGGGCGCGTATCATTGTGTggcagaaaacaaatttggGCGCATTCGATCCGAAAGCGCGCATTTAAACTTCGGTTTCATTATGGAGTTCAATCTAAAACGGTCTGCGGAGACAAGCGAGATGAATTGGGGCAAATCCATATTCTGCGACCCCCCGCAGCACTATCCCGACGTACGCTATTACTGGGCTCGAGACTATTTTCCCAACTTCGTGGAGGAGGATCAACGCGTATTCGTCTCCCGCGATGGTGCCCTTTACTTCTCCTTCATAGAAACTGTGGACAGAGCCAACTACTCGTGCACCGTGCAGACCCTTGTGTCGGACACCGGTCGCAACGGTCCCTTCTTTCCGTTGCGCGTTACCCCCAACAGCAACTATCAAGCGCTGATATTTGCCAACACCTTCCCCAAAGTATTTCCTGAGGCGCCAGTGGCAGGTGACGAGATTCGACTGGAGTGCATGGCTTTCGGTTACCCCATTCCGTCGTACAATTGGACCCGCCAAGGCCTACCTCTCCAACGCAACGCCTACACGATCAACTATGGGCGTGTCTTAATAATCCAAAATGCGACAACGAACGACAACGGCGAGTACTCCTGCACGATTACCAATCCCCGGAAGACACTTATGAAGAGCATATACATCAATATTCAAATGCGCCCACAATTTACCATACCTCTTAAAGACATGATAAAAGACTACAACAGTGACGTGACCTTCATTTGCGAGGCATTTGCTATTCCGGACGCGAATTACACGTGGTACAAAAATGCCGAACGACTCGACCCAGCGAATATTAATCGCGACCGATACATTATCCAGGACAATGTGTTAACCATTAAATTCCTAGAAAAGGATAAGGACGACGCAATGTACCAATGTGGTGCCCAAAACCAACTGAAGACCTCCTTCTCTTCGGCGCAGCTCCGAGTGCTGTCTATGAAGCCGTCCTTTAAAAAGCATCCCCTCGAATCTGAAGTCTATGCTGTTTACAACGGCAATACGACAATTGTGTGCGACCCGGAAGCCGCTCCACGCCCTAAGTTTCAATGGAAGAAGGATGGACAAGTGATTGGCTCGGGAGGCCACCGGCGCATTCTGCCCAGTGGTACCCTGACAATAGCACCCACGTCGCGGGACGATGAGGGTATTTACACATGTATTGCATCAAACCAAGCGGGCACCGACGAATCGCACGCGCGTGTTATTGTATTGCGTAAGTAGAAAATGTCATTcatattcaaaaaaaattctattttGTCAAAAAAAGCTACTTGTGATTCCTAAATAGGATGCTAGAgggttttatttaaaaaagtaaatttatatatgttttatgaataatatatatttatttattttgataaaattCTGTGTTAAGAGAACTTCGTTGAAATTGTTGTTCTTTGAATTGTTATATAgtaaaatgattaataaatgACCAACTAATTTTGTagtcaaatatttgaaatatttttagccttatttaaacttattattcaattatttgcaGAGGAAATTCGTTTCATTGAAACCCCTCCACAACGAATCGTTTCCAAGGAACACGACTTAATCTTCTTGCATTGCGAGGCTGCCTTTGATGAACTGCTGGACATTGCTTATGTGTGGAAACACAACGGTGAAGTCTTAAAAAACAATCATGACGGCACCGGACGTATCGTAAGCTAATTTTATTATGCACTAAACCTGGCCTTAtatcaacatttttttattgcagatTGTAGACTGGAACAGATTGACAGTGCATAACACCAGCATGCGCGATGCCGGGGACTACGAATGCGTTGTCAAGTCGGCAGTAAACGAAATTAGCAGCAAGACCAGTGTTTCTATTGAGGGAGCTCCTGGCGCTCCTGGTGGCGTTCAAGTCATACAGATAAGTAAGACGAAGGCCATCATTGAGTGGGTGGATGGATCGAACAACGGTCGTGCGATCCGCTACTACAACATCCTAGGCCGTACAAACTGGAATCGCACCTGGGTTAATGTGTCGACCCATGTGCAGGCGCGAGAGGTAGATCGATACACCTCTCGCCAGCAAGCCGAGGTTGTCAATCTGACGCCGTGGTCGGCTTACGAATTTAGCGTTACTGCCGTAAACGATCTGGGAATCGGAACGCCCTCGGCCCCATCGCCAATTTACAGCACCTATGAGGACAAGCCGTACATAGCCCCGCGAAACgtgggtggtggaggtggaAAGATTGGCGACCTAACTATTACCTGGGATCCGCTGCTGCCGCAAGAGCAGCATAGCCACGGTATACACTATAAGGTGTTTTGGAAGCTCAAGGGAGCCATTGAATGGGCATCTgacgaaataaaaaaacagGATCAcatgggcgtggctgtggtTAATATTCCTCTTAATAACTACTATACGGAGTACGAAGTCAAGGTGCAAGCCATTAACAACGTTGGCAAGGGACCGGAGAGTGAAATAGCTGTCATACACTCCGCTGAGGACATGCCACAGGTGGCTCCTCAAAAGCCCATTGCGCTCGCCTACAACTCTACTTGCTTTAATGTCACTTGGCAACCTATAGACATGTCGCGTGAAAACATTCGTGGCAAACTGATTGGCCACAGGGTATGGTTACTGCACTTAACTCcgttgcatttttaaaacccTTTTCTTTCATCAGTTGAAGTACTGGAAAACGACGCACCAGGAAGAAGACTCGGTGTACTACCTGTCACGTACTACAAGGAATTGGGCGCTTATCGTAGGTCTACAACCAGATACTTACTACTTTGTTAAAGTCATGGCTTACAATGCTGCAGGGGAAGGACCTGAAAGCGAACGCTTTGAAGGTGTGTAATGAAACCATTTAAACCATGAAACcatttaaagaaaatgtttaaacacCATGCTTTTTAGAACGAACATATAGAAAGGCCCCGCAAAAGCCGCCATCTTCGGTTCACGTGTATGGAATAAACCCGTCTACCGTGCGGGTGGTCTGGAGATATGTTTCACCTTCGCAAGATGAGGAACCAGTAGAAGGTTATAAGGTACGCTTCCCGGCACCGTTGCCAAGAAAATCGATTACAGTCTGAAACTTTCTAGGTTCGCATTTGGGAATCGGACCAGAACATGATCACGGCCAACAATACCATAGTGCCAATCGGACAGAAACTGGAGTCGTACATCAACAATCTGACGCCAGGGAAGAGCTACAACATGCGAGTCCTCGCATACAGCAATGGAGGAGACGGTCGCATGTCCAGTCCAACTCTACACTTCCAGATGGGCAAGACCACGCGCAACGGTGCAGATACCCGTCATGGCCACAACATCAATACGGCCCTTATCTTAAGCACATTGCTACTCATTAGCACCTTTCTCTACACAAGCCACTGAATGCAGCACAAATTAAGATCCATAATTTTAGGCAGTaagaacatacatatactGAGAAGTGACCTTATATTTGAGTAAGTGAAGCTATAAAAAGAACTACATTCCATCCGTGCTCTCTTGTAAGCCCCTTAATTGATATATGTAAATGCAATTCCGTCCATTTTATAgactttttcaaaaaataaattctaaaattttatcaaaaaataaatattaataaatttatatggtTCAGTATGTTGCTGAACCCAAAATAGAAATAGCCCTAATTTCTTTACTTGGAATAATTGTTTATACCCGATATTCGTGGAGTAAAagagtatactagattcgttgaaaagtatgcagcagTCAGAAGAAAGCGTTTGCTTCCGTATAGAGTGTATCAAGCGTACGATCAGGAttgatctggccatgtccttcTGTATggacgtcgagatctcaggaagtACAACAAACTACTAGGAGTGTTTCTTTTTCGATTtccgattatttattttgctgctATTTCTTCGCGACCGTTCTAAAACTGAGGGAATATATTGCGTAGAAAAGGACGGACATGGCTATATCGACTTGGCTGTTTTTACTGattaagaatatttaatacttatatatatgtacatatatggtcAGAAATGTCTCTATTCGAATTTCCTTTCTACCAGGTGCTGTTCTTCTACAATTACAAACGAGCGCCATCTAGCGGTGGGGTTACTTTTATTGCTCTCGACACCGGAATATGTCATTAATGAAATATGCCATAATGAAAAAAAAcgtttggttttttatttctttgcttTCAAAATTAGTGCAGTACTGCAAATGGCTAGCTATTTTCCGCATGCGAAAATACCACAGCTTCAGCTTCGGGAATCCCCCTAATATTACATGACGAATCTAATATGGAATGGTGCTGCGGGTCCGACTCGGTCACACTGCAATACTGCGATACTGCTCGCTGCGGGCATTAGCAAAAACATAGAGAGAGTAGATAGATGCAAACATGGTTTTATAGCGCAAATCACATACAATCGCACTGGACATCTGGGAACTTGAACCATCGACCTGCCAGAGGCAAAGGCTCTCCCGTAAGGTTATCCTGGGTAGCTAGGGAAACACAATGGCGTATGGCTGGAACGGATGCGGAATGGGCGTGCAGGTGAACGGAAGCAACGGCGCCATAGGCTTATCCTCGAAGTATTCCCGCAACACGGAGCTGCGACGCGTCGAGGACAATGACATTTACCGGCTTGCCAAAATACTAGACGAGAACTCATGCTGGCGCAAACTGATGTCGATCATACCCAAGGGCATGGATGTGCAGGCCTGCAGCGGAGCCGGATGCCTAAATTTTCCGGCGGAAATCAAAAAGGGATTTAAGTACACTGCGCAGGACGTGTTCCAGATTGACGAGGCTGCGAACCGACTACCGCCGGACCAAAGCAAGTCCCAGATGATGATCGACGAGTGGAAGACCTCTGGCAAGCTCAACGAGCGGCCCACGGTTGGGGTGTTGCTCCAACTTCTGGTGCAGGCAGAGCTCTTCAGTGCGGCAGACTTTGTGGCACTAGACTTCCTAAACGGTAAGTCTGATTATTTTTATCCTAAACTGACAAAACTAGAAAAAATTGTATCCGCTGACTACTCTAGAGTCCACCCCTGCTCGGCCCGTTGACGGTCCCGGTGCGCTTATAAGCCTTGAGCTGCTGGAAGAGGAAATGGAAGTGGACAACGAGGGGCTGAGCCTTAAATACCAGCCAAGCACTGCCACTCTTGGGGCGGCCGCTCAAGGTAGCGTTGGCCTCAACCTGGACAACTTTGAAAAAGACATTGTGAGGCAGGACAAGAGTGTGCCGCAGCCGTCAGGAAACACCCCTCCCATAGCGCCACCTCGACGACAGCCAAGGAGTGCTACTAACTCCAACTTTGCCACATTGACAGGCACCGGGACCACGTCGACGACCATCCCGAATGTGCCCAATCTGACAATTCTCAATCCCAGCGAACAAATTCAAGAGCCAGTGCTGCAGCCACGACCGCTGAACATCCCCGATCTGTCTATACTCATTGCGAACTCTGGTGATTTGGGGGCAACTGTGTCGGACAACCCAAGCAACAGAACTAGCTCAACGGATCCGCCAAACATTCCGCGAATCACTCTTTTAATTGAGAATTCTGGAGATGTAAGCTCTCGACCAAATCACGCTCCAGCGAAAGCTCCAACGGCTACCACATCAACGGTGTGCTCGAACAACTTGCCAATGATAAGCGCCTTGAACATAAGTAAAGACAGCAGGGAGACTTTGCGTCCTGAGAGCAgaagcagctccagcagcttgAGCaaagatgatgacgatgataaCGATGGTGAGGAGGATGGAGAGGAAGAGTACCCAGATGCCTTCTTGCCAAACCTGAGTAACTCAGAGCAGCAGAACTCAAACAATGACTCCAGCCTGACAACGGTTACTGGCACCAGCGGTGATAACAGCTTTGAGCTGACCAACGACTCCAGCTCCACCTCAAACGACGATTACGCTTGCAACATTCCAGACTTGAGTGAGCTGCAGCAATAGATAAAAGCACCGCCCATCGGAGCGGAGATGACATTCCCTTCGATAACTTATGCAACCCAgatgtatttatttgtgtgtccATATTGGCAGCTGGGTGTGGACCTTCTTATGTTATGCATGAGGTCCAACTAGAATCTAAGATTCAGTGCAAGATTTGTTCATATCACGTCGGTAGCCGTGACAGTACATGACAAGTACGGCAATATCAAATATTTCCGTTTCAAGAAAGCCATAACCCAATAccaaaatttaacaaattttgtatACTTACAAAATActccttctttttctagtATAAATTTCCTTAAACGCAAAATGGGTTTCTGTGACAGTTTTGTCTTGGGACAAACTGCGATTTCATGACATTGGCCGTTATTAATTGATTGTTGcctaaaatatttcacaagtAAGATATAATggctaaatacaaataaaatatttttgaaaacattatTGTCTGTTTTTCCGACTTGTGCATTGATCTTGATCTTGAGGATAATATATACACATGACAACTTAAGTCAAAGCCATTTTCAGGGCTGCAAGTTCAGAAGTTTAAGGCGACAGTTTTTCTCGGtagaaaacattttactttattagGTTTCGTATAAACGAATGCATTTGTTCCGTAACAAAATTTACTCTTACCGTTATCCTCGGAGGGCATGTCCCTTGCCCTTTCGTATATTTGCAaagttgttatttttattttttgttgttcgaaACAGCTAAcagcattaaaaaaaaaaacccccaCGTGGCATGCAGAATTTAGTCTATCTTCAAACTGACGaccattaaaaatgtatcgcaccttgttttcatttaaattctcATTCGCTTTGGCGGGCGCGGTACGATATTGGTCCCGTGCTATCGCGTGTCATTCATAATATCGATATCCTAAGAACAATAATCGGGAATTTGTTGGGCACCTCTTGTGTTCGACAAAACCACTGAGTTAAACAAAATCCGAAAATATTCGCAACATGGACGAGTCGGAGCTGCTATTCAATCTGTTTTACTTCCTGCTGTGCATGGTGATCATCTACCCTCCAGAGGAGTTCCAACGCCTGGGATTCACCATCGAGCAGTTGTTCGCTCGGTTCCTGGGAGAGGAGTACCTGGACTTTGTAGGCTACCACCAGCGCCGCACTTCGCTGAATCTCTTCGTGCACTCCTGTCTGCCCTTCTCCTACTTTCTTATCCATAGGCTCAAGTTCTCCGTCTTCGCCACGCAGGAGCCCCTGGAGGACTCCGACCTGGACCCGGATTTCCCCATGCCCCAGGAAGCTGTGGCGTTTAAAACGCTTACGTGGAAAACCGCCCAGCGGTTCAGTGTGTTGGCCGTTCTGGCGATGCCCGCTCTGATCTTCAACTGGCACCAGCAAAA
Protein-coding sequences here:
- the LOC6726676 gene encoding sideroflexin-1-3, yielding MSPLPRVNIDEPKYDQNSYLGRAKHFFLLTNPLNVLASASKLEEARQIVIKYRAGKDVPECKTIDDVWRAKYLYDSAFHPETGEKQIVIGRMAAQMPMNTIITGGMMAFYKSTPAVVFWQWFNQTFNAIVNYTNRSGTSPISQQQLVTSYCLATSGALATALSLNHAVKNMNPLLGRLVPLVAVGAANCINIPCMRMQELRNGVTLFDEHSNEMGISKKAAVVGISTVILSRIAMAIPGMTLTPVLMNVLEKRGFLAKYPRSNAPIQTLFCGFVLIFATPLGCAFFKQRADIKVDSLESEVRDSIRKKRPELETVWFNKGL
- the LOC6726679 gene encoding contactin translates to MLAKIGLLAGIFVLNLVGQTTPQLPENLPDPDPQSGQQPQSYQPSYNKDYSPRYNPLYTGQQSADPNQFDNTLLDGQNPNTYNGYYDGRAGGGGLGGNVVGPGNNLGGLGPQYDPFNRNSIGSAGVSYRDAYTDEDNFCPEHWVSFRQTCYRFIRSPKRNWAEAKKICKAYNADLINVDNVEKHSFILKNLILQNQRQNRFFISARQTGPLNWVNDDNTQLVQIEDSFSMDEQVPLENEDLHDNRFLVQNDLNNQNINNPNQFYNSLPGTVNQRNQNNLRGFIGPNQPYGDNRYVRDRVVYAFSKKRDRWMFMPAYEIELNLFICESKVLYSSDNVNIKLDDKRPYHYGLDINDMERIPRGPYFVKQPNDTTFDVNKNRLINDVTLSCLANGYPTPSYTWYREVYVDDRLEYQKIDPLAQDRYTISGGNLIIYEPKQALDQGAYHCVAENKFGRIRSESAHLNFGFIMEFNLKRSAETSEMNWGKSIFCDPPQHYPDVRYYWARDYFPNFVEEDQRVFVSRDGALYFSFIETVDRANYSCTVQTLVSDTGRNGPFFPLRVTPNSNYQALIFANTFPKVFPEAPVAGDEIRLECMAFGYPIPSYNWTRQGLPLQRNAYTINYGRVLIIQNATTNDNGEYSCTITNPRKTLMKSIYINIQMRPQFTIPLKDMIKDYNSDVTFICEAFAIPDANYTWYKNAERLDPANINRDRYIIQDNVLTIKFLEKDKDDAMYQCGAQNQLKTSFSSAQLRVLSMKPSFKKHPLESEVYAVYNGNTTIVCDPEAAPRPKFQWKKDGQVIGSGGHRRILPSGTLTIAPTSRDDEGIYTCIASNQAGTDESHARVIVLQEIRFIETPPQRIVSKEHDLIFLHCEAAFDELLDIAYVWKHNGEVLKNNHDGTGRIIVDWNRLTVHNTSMRDAGDYECVVKSAVNEISSKTSVSIEGAPGAPGGVQVIQISKTKAIIEWVDGSNNGRAIRYYNILGRTNWNRTWVNVSTHVQAREVDRYTSRQQAEVVNLTPWSAYEFSVTAVNDLGIGTPSAPSPIYSTYEDKPYIAPRNVGGGGGKIGDLTITWDPLLPQEQHSHGIHYKVFWKLKGAIEWASDEIKKQDHMGVAVVNIPLNNYYTEYEVKVQAINNVGKGPESEIAVIHSAEDMPQVAPQKPIALAYNSTCFNVTWQPIDMSRENIRGKLIGHRLKYWKTTHQEEDSVYYLSRTTRNWALIVGLQPDTYYFVKVMAYNAAGEGPESERFEERTYRKAPQKPPSSVHVYGINPSTVRVVWRYVSPSQDEEPVEGYKVRIWESDQNMITANNTIVPIGQKLESYINNLTPGKSYNMRVLAYSNGGDGRMSSPTLHFQMGKTTRNGADTRHGHNINTALILSTLLLISTFLYTSH
- the LOC6726680 gene encoding protein Tube; the encoded protein is MAYGWNGCGMGVQVNGSNGAIGLSSKYSRNTELRRVEDNDIYRLAKILDENSCWRKLMSIIPKGMDVQACSGAGCLNFPAEIKKGFKYTAQDVFQIDEAANRLPPDQSKSQMMIDEWKTSGKLNERPTVGVLLQLLVQAELFSAADFVALDFLNESTPARPVDGPGALISLELLEEEMEVDNEGLSLKYQPSTATLGAAAQGSVGLNLDNFEKDIVRQDKSVPQPSGNTPPIAPPRRQPRSATNSNFATLTGTGTTSTTIPNVPNLTILNPSEQIQEPVLQPRPLNIPDLSILIANSGDLGATVSDNPSNRTSSTDPPNIPRITLLIENSGDVSSRPNHAPAKAPTATTSTVCSNNLPMISALNISKDSRETLRPESRSSSSSLSKDDDDDNDGEEDGEEEYPDAFLPNLSNSEQQNSNNDSSLTTVTGTSGDNSFELTNDSSSTSNDDYACNIPDLSELQQ